In Campylobacter sp. RM16187, the DNA window TAAAATCGTTTTTTTGTAAAATAGCATCGAGCTTATTAAAAATAGAGAAAATATTGATAAAATTGCTATAAAAAGCTTTGAAGATAACATCATAATCATTGCAAAATAGGCAAACAAAACTCCAAAAGTACCAAAATATACAAATCCTTTTTCATATCTATAGGTTACTACTCCAAAACTTAAGGAAAACAGCGTTGTAGCAACCGGAAAAAGCGCTATCAGAACATAGGTGGTAAAATCTCTCGCCTTTTTTTTGTTTGTATTGATATCGCTCCAATACTCTAAAAAAGAGCGTGTTTTTGAAATTTTATCGTTAGAAAGAGTGTTTATTTTCATATATTTAAAATCGGCCTGATGCCATACATCATCTTTTATATCGTAAATTTTGCCGTTATTTAGTCTAAGTTCCAAATTTGATCTATTGTTTATTATCTTTGCGTTTTCGGCGATAATTAGCCTTTGAGCATTAATTTGTGGCGAATATAGGGTTACACCCTCATATGTAGTGCCGTTGATATCGTTTTTTTGACTTTGGATATATATCATCCAGTTTGAAAATTTCTGCCCAAACTGAGTTGTCTTTAAATTTAGCTTGGCTATAGTTTTTTTATACTCTATAAAATTTCCGTTTAGCTCAGCCGCCGTAGGGATTAGGACTATGGCCGTGATTAGTAGAAAAATCGAAACTATAGAGCTAATTAACATAAAAAATCTAGCAATAAAATTTGGAGAGTATCCTAAAGTAAAGATCACAATACTCTCGTTCTCTTTAGATAGTCTAAAAAGCGTCATCGCTAAAGATACGAAAAATGCTATCGGTATCGTAAAAAGCAGTATACGAGGTAGCATAAATAGATATAGCTTAAAGAGTTCAAAG includes these proteins:
- a CDS encoding LptF/LptG family permease, whose translation is MGRVNSYLFTNFISTFASLFSTLFLIMSIVFFIQIARITSYIEITFFELFKLYLFMLPRILLFTIPIAFFVSLAMTLFRLSKENESIVIFTLGYSPNFIARFFMLISSIVSIFLLITAIVLIPTAAELNGNFIEYKKTIAKLNLKTTQFGQKFSNWMIYIQSQKNDINGTTYEGVTLYSPQINAQRLIIAENAKIINNRSNLELRLNNGKIYDIKDDVWHQADFKYMKINTLSNDKISKTRSFLEYWSDINTNKKKARDFTTYVLIALFPVATTLFSLSFGVVTYRYEKGFVYFGTFGVLFAYFAMIMMLSSKLFIAILSIFSLFLISSMLFYKKTILKRY